Proteins from one Deinococcus actinosclerus genomic window:
- a CDS encoding precorrin-2 dehydrogenase/sirohydrochlorin ferrochelatase family protein produces MSFLPAFLDLRGVRVVVIGGGTVALRRTRTLLGAGAQVQVVAPEQHPDFAALPVTTLTRHYRRGDLSGAALVVAATGSADANGAVVRDARAQGSLVNDAGDATRGNWRFPAQAQRAGVQVAVTSGRELPLLAQALAERAAALLPDEPTLDGWAARRETALTQPEAQRTASLDALRRDIRRAVGLA; encoded by the coding sequence GTGAGTTTCCTCCCAGCCTTCCTTGATCTTCGCGGCGTGCGCGTCGTCGTGATCGGCGGAGGAACCGTGGCCCTGCGCCGTACCCGCACCCTGCTCGGCGCCGGGGCGCAGGTGCAGGTCGTCGCCCCCGAGCAGCACCCGGACTTCGCGGCGCTCCCCGTGACCACCCTGACCCGCCACTACCGGCGCGGCGACCTGAGCGGCGCGGCGCTGGTCGTCGCCGCCACCGGCTCCGCCGATGCGAACGGTGCCGTCGTGCGAGACGCGCGCGCGCAGGGGTCCCTGGTGAACGACGCCGGGGACGCCACGCGCGGCAACTGGCGCTTCCCCGCGCAGGCGCAGCGGGCCGGCGTGCAGGTCGCGGTCACCAGCGGGCGTGAACTGCCCCTGCTGGCCCAGGCGCTCGCCGAACGCGCCGCCGCGCTGCTGCCCGACGAGCCCACCCTGGACGGCTGGGCCGCCCGCCGCGAGACCGCCCTGACCCAGCCCGAAGCCCAGCGGACCGCCAGTCTCGACGCCCTGCGCCGCGACATCCGCCGCGCCGTGGGGCTCGCATGA
- the hemA gene encoding glutamyl-tRNA reductase produces MTLACPTAHALLTRTGAHVPQALDFVVVGLNHQTAPVEVRERAAVRAGHEGALLSHLCGYAQEVMLLATCNRTEVYMAAVSGDPRAAFEGAWGETLGDHLYVHTGEAAVAHLYRVAAGLDSLVIGETQIQGQVKRAWMDARERGLTGTTLNKVAQGALAAGKRVRFETGMSDKIVSVSSAAVELAHSALGSLAGRTALIIGAGETAELTLTHLRAAGVEDVIVVNRTVERARQLAEKLGGRPCAADYLEEVLPEADVLIASSGAPHYVLGAEGVDAALRQRPGRPMFLIDISVPRILNPDIAGVPGAHLHNLDDLTGIVARNMQSRRAALPHANAIVRDAAADLSRWHLTRQARQRELALASD; encoded by the coding sequence ATGACGCTCGCCTGCCCCACCGCCCACGCCCTGCTGACCCGCACGGGCGCGCACGTCCCGCAGGCGCTGGACTTCGTGGTGGTCGGCCTGAACCACCAGACCGCCCCGGTCGAGGTGCGTGAACGCGCCGCCGTGCGCGCCGGACACGAGGGCGCCCTGCTCTCTCACCTGTGCGGGTACGCGCAGGAGGTCATGCTGCTCGCCACCTGCAACCGCACCGAGGTGTACATGGCGGCCGTCAGCGGCGACCCCCGCGCCGCCTTCGAGGGCGCCTGGGGCGAGACGCTGGGTGACCACCTGTACGTCCACACCGGCGAGGCCGCCGTCGCGCACCTGTACCGCGTGGCCGCGGGCCTCGACAGCCTCGTGATCGGCGAGACGCAGATCCAGGGGCAGGTCAAACGCGCCTGGATGGACGCCCGCGAACGCGGCCTGACCGGCACCACCCTGAACAAGGTCGCGCAGGGCGCCCTGGCCGCCGGGAAACGCGTGCGCTTCGAGACCGGCATGAGCGACAAGATCGTCAGCGTCTCCAGCGCCGCCGTGGAACTCGCGCACTCGGCGCTGGGCAGCCTCGCGGGCCGCACCGCCCTGATCATCGGCGCGGGCGAGACGGCCGAACTGACCCTCACGCACCTGCGCGCCGCCGGGGTCGAGGACGTCATCGTCGTGAACCGCACCGTAGAACGCGCCCGGCAGCTCGCCGAGAAACTCGGCGGCCGGCCCTGCGCCGCCGACTATCTTGAAGAAGTCCTGCCCGAGGCCGACGTGCTGATCGCCTCCAGCGGCGCGCCCCACTACGTCCTGGGCGCCGAGGGGGTCGACGCCGCGCTGCGCCAGCGTCCGGGCCGCCCGATGTTCCTCATCGACATCAGCGTGCCGCGCATCCTGAACCCCGACATCGCCGGGGTGCCCGGCGCGCACCTGCACAACCTCGACGACCTGACCGGCATCGTGGCCCGCAACATGCAGAGCCGCCGCGCCGCGCTGCCGCACGCGAACGCCATCGTCCGCGACGCCGCCGCCGACCTGAGCCGCTGGCACCTGACCCGTCAGGCCCGGCAGCGCGAACTGGCCCTCGCCAGCGACTGA
- a CDS encoding aldo/keto reductase, whose translation MRTQKLGGSELMVPVVAVGCMRIDGMEQQAASRLIGTALEHGANFFDHADIYGAGRSEEVFADAVGMTSSVREGLILQSKCGIRPDIQTFDFSREHILASVDGILKRLRTEYLDVLLLHRPDALVEPEEVAAAFDQLEQEGKVRHFGVSNQHPRQIELLKKYVRQPLVANQLQLSITNATMITSGLNVNMENAEAVNRDGGVLDYCRLHDITIQPWSPFQFGFFEGVFIGHAKFPALNAKLDELAAKYGASSTTVAMAWLLRHPARMQPVTGTTTPERLADCLRAADVTLTREEWYGLLIAAGNTLP comes from the coding sequence ATGCGAACTCAGAAACTGGGCGGAAGTGAGCTGATGGTGCCGGTGGTCGCGGTGGGCTGCATGCGCATTGACGGCATGGAGCAGCAGGCCGCGTCGCGGCTGATTGGGACGGCACTGGAGCACGGCGCGAACTTCTTCGATCACGCCGACATCTACGGCGCGGGGCGCAGCGAGGAGGTCTTCGCGGACGCGGTGGGCATGACCTCCAGCGTCCGCGAGGGCCTGATCCTCCAGTCGAAGTGCGGCATCCGCCCCGACATCCAGACCTTCGATTTCTCGCGCGAGCACATCCTCGCGTCGGTGGACGGCATCCTGAAACGGCTGCGGACCGAGTACCTGGACGTGCTGCTGCTGCACCGCCCGGACGCGCTCGTGGAACCCGAGGAGGTCGCCGCCGCGTTCGACCAGCTGGAACAGGAGGGCAAGGTGCGGCACTTCGGCGTGTCGAACCAGCACCCGCGCCAGATCGAGCTGCTGAAGAAGTACGTGCGTCAGCCGCTGGTGGCGAACCAGCTCCAGCTGAGCATCACGAACGCCACCATGATCACGAGCGGCCTGAACGTGAACATGGAAAACGCCGAGGCCGTGAACCGCGACGGGGGCGTGCTGGACTACTGCCGCCTGCACGACATCACGATTCAGCCGTGGTCGCCCTTCCAGTTCGGGTTCTTCGAGGGCGTGTTCATCGGGCATGCGAAGTTCCCCGCGCTGAACGCGAAACTGGACGAACTGGCCGCGAAGTACGGCGCGAGCAGCACGACGGTCGCCATGGCGTGGCTGCTGCGTCACCCGGCGCGGATGCAGCCGGTGACCGGCACGACCACCCCGGAGCGGCTGGCGGACTGCCTGCGCGCGGCGGACGTCACCCTGACGCGCGAGGAATGGTACGGCCTGCTGATCGCGGCCGGGAACACGCTGCCCTGA
- a CDS encoding VOC family protein, with protein MKLNHINLGVTDVPQAVEIFERFFGLRQADGMPRTDAMTFLLDDADSLISVFRAKDVVYPKVFHIGFLQDSPEQVRAIHAQLTQGGFTVPAPRENHGRLTFYFDAPFGVVIEVESFLG; from the coding sequence ATGAAACTCAATCACATCAATCTGGGCGTCACGGACGTGCCGCAGGCGGTCGAGATCTTCGAGCGGTTCTTCGGGCTGCGTCAGGCGGACGGCATGCCCCGCACGGACGCGATGACGTTCCTGCTGGACGACGCGGATTCGCTGATCTCGGTCTTCCGGGCCAAGGACGTGGTGTACCCGAAGGTGTTTCACATCGGGTTCCTTCAGGATTCGCCGGAGCAGGTGAGGGCCATTCACGCGCAGCTGACCCAGGGTGGCTTCACGGTGCCCGCACCGCGTGAGAACCACGGTCGGCTCACTTTTTATTTTGACGCGCCGTTCGGCGTGGTGATTGAAGTCGAATCGTTCCTCGGCTGA
- a CDS encoding aminopeptidase, protein MKRRVWVAAALVAGGALLSGCADVRYLSQAAGGQLDLLRRARPLADVLSDPGTPAGVRRRLQLASDVRAFAVAPEAAGGLGLPDHGSFLKYVDVGRPYVVWNVFSAPEFSVTLDTSCFPVAGCVGYRGYFSEAAAQADAQTRRAAGRDVNVGGVSAYSTLGYLKDPLLSTMLSYPDATLIRTIIHELSHPSLYVAGDTVFNESYATAVEEEGMRRWLERRGTPELREQDRLAQERQSGFEALLLNTRARLEALYAASGLTEADRRARKVAILADMNTRYAALKASWGGYAGYDAFFARGVNNATLGAVAAYATMVPDFQALLARVGGHLPTFIEEARACSRRPQAERAACLRGS, encoded by the coding sequence ATGAAACGCAGGGTGTGGGTGGCGGCGGCGCTCGTGGCAGGCGGGGCGCTGCTGAGTGGATGCGCGGACGTGCGGTACCTGTCGCAGGCGGCGGGCGGGCAGCTGGATCTGCTGCGCCGCGCGCGGCCCCTGGCAGACGTCCTCTCGGATCCGGGCACCCCGGCGGGCGTGCGGCGGCGCCTGCAACTGGCGTCGGACGTGCGGGCCTTCGCGGTCGCGCCGGAGGCGGCGGGTGGGCTGGGGCTGCCGGATCACGGGTCGTTCCTGAAGTACGTGGACGTGGGGCGGCCGTACGTGGTGTGGAACGTGTTTTCCGCGCCGGAGTTCAGCGTGACGCTGGACACGTCGTGCTTCCCGGTGGCGGGCTGCGTGGGGTACCGGGGGTATTTCAGCGAGGCGGCGGCGCAGGCGGACGCGCAGACGCGGCGCGCGGCGGGCCGGGACGTGAACGTGGGCGGCGTCAGCGCGTACTCCACGCTGGGGTACCTGAAGGACCCGCTGCTGTCCACCATGCTGAGCTACCCGGACGCGACGCTGATCCGCACGATCATCCACGAACTGTCCCACCCAAGCCTGTACGTGGCGGGCGACACGGTGTTCAACGAGTCGTACGCCACAGCGGTGGAGGAAGAGGGCATGCGCCGCTGGCTGGAGCGGCGCGGCACGCCGGAGTTGCGCGAACAGGACCGGCTGGCGCAGGAGCGGCAGTCGGGCTTCGAGGCGCTGCTGCTGAACACCCGCGCCCGGCTGGAGGCGCTGTACGCCGCGTCCGGCCTGACCGAAGCCGACCGGCGCGCGCGCAAGGTGGCGATCCTGGCAGACATGAACACCCGCTACGCGGCGCTGAAGGCCAGCTGGGGCGGGTACGCGGGCTACGACGCCTTCTTCGCGCGGGGCGTGAACAACGCGACGCTGGGTGCCGTGGCGGCCTACGCGACCATGGTCCCGGACTTCCAGGCACTCCTGGCACGGGTAGGCGGGCACCTGCCCACCTTCATCGAGGAGGCCCGCGCGTGCAGCCGCCGCCCGCAGGCCGAGCGCGCCGCCTGCCTGCGCGGTTCCTGA
- a CDS encoding ATP-grasp domain-containing protein, producing MTMRVVFPADYFQVRQPDEAFADQAAAFAARGWGVSTFAFEGDRVFRPALVPGETVLYRGWMLDGAGYRAFVDAVEAAGARVLTSPEAYLAAHHLPRWAPLLADVTPETVCFTELDDLPGALAALGWDGFFVKDFVKSLKTGAGSRITRPDQIAELLERMAHFRGQIEGGVCVRRVEALDPASEVRFFVRAGRAFSADDSQVPELVREVAGRIASPFFSVDIARRADGAQRVVEVGDGQVSDLVGWTPAQFMAVWAS from the coding sequence ATGACGATGCGGGTGGTGTTCCCGGCGGATTACTTTCAGGTGCGGCAGCCGGACGAGGCGTTCGCGGATCAGGCGGCCGCGTTCGCAGCGCGCGGGTGGGGCGTGTCCACCTTCGCGTTCGAGGGGGACCGGGTGTTCCGCCCGGCCCTGGTGCCCGGTGAGACGGTGCTGTACCGGGGCTGGATGCTGGACGGGGCGGGGTACCGGGCGTTCGTGGACGCGGTGGAGGCGGCGGGCGCGCGGGTGCTGACGTCGCCGGAGGCGTACCTGGCGGCGCATCACCTGCCGCGCTGGGCGCCGCTGCTGGCGGACGTGACGCCGGAGACGGTGTGCTTCACGGAGCTGGACGACCTGCCGGGGGCGCTGGCGGCGCTCGGCTGGGACGGGTTTTTCGTGAAGGACTTCGTGAAGTCCCTGAAGACCGGCGCGGGCAGCCGCATCACGCGGCCTGATCAGATCGCGGAGCTGCTGGAGCGCATGGCGCACTTCCGGGGGCAGATCGAAGGCGGGGTGTGCGTGCGCCGCGTGGAGGCGCTGGACCCGGCGTCGGAGGTGCGGTTCTTCGTGCGCGCGGGGCGGGCCTTCAGCGCGGACGACTCGCAGGTGCCGGAGCTGGTGCGGGAGGTGGCCGGGCGGATCGCCTCGCCGTTCTTCTCGGTGGACATCGCCCGGCGTGCCGATGGCGCGCAGCGCGTGGTGGAGGTCGGGGACGGGCAGGTGTCGGATCTGGTGGGCTGGACGCCCGCGCAGTTCATGGCGGTGTGGGCGAGCTGA
- a CDS encoding TMEM175 family protein, whose translation MMTKGRLEAFSDGVLAIIITIMVLELKVPGGHEWSDVTRLWPKLLAYVLSFVYVGIYWNNHHHLMHTVQRVTGGVLWANLHLLFWLSLFPFASGWAGESHFAPQAMTLSGAVALMAALAYTVLVRTIIRVGEVNHLLADAIGSDLKGNVSLVAYVMAILAPLAGSVGVWLSGAALIGVALMWLVPDRRIERVLQGGGGHGA comes from the coding sequence ATGATGACCAAGGGGCGGCTGGAGGCCTTCAGTGACGGTGTGCTGGCGATCATCATCACGATCATGGTGCTGGAACTGAAGGTGCCAGGCGGGCACGAGTGGTCGGACGTGACGCGGCTGTGGCCCAAATTGCTCGCGTACGTGCTCAGTTTCGTGTACGTCGGCATCTACTGGAACAACCACCATCACCTGATGCACACGGTGCAGCGCGTGACGGGCGGGGTGCTGTGGGCCAACCTCCACCTGCTGTTCTGGCTCTCTCTCTTTCCGTTCGCGTCCGGCTGGGCCGGGGAGTCGCATTTCGCGCCGCAGGCGATGACGCTCAGCGGGGCGGTGGCGCTCATGGCGGCGCTGGCGTATACGGTGCTCGTGCGGACGATCATCCGGGTGGGCGAGGTGAATCACCTCCTCGCAGATGCGATCGGTTCGGACCTGAAGGGGAACGTGTCCCTCGTGGCGTACGTCATGGCGATTCTCGCGCCGCTGGCGGGCAGCGTGGGCGTGTGGCTGTCTGGCGCGGCACTGATCGGGGTGGCGCTGATGTGGCTGGTCCCGGATCGCCGCATCGAGCGCGTGCTTCAGGGGGGCGGCGGGCACGGCGCGTAG
- a CDS encoding pyridoxamine 5'-phosphate oxidase family protein: MPGTLNDLARLMRGLDLCLLTTTTAHGLLGSRPMSNNGEVDYDGTSHFFTWSESRAAQDIAKNKNVQLGFQSQGPFLFIAVQGDATLTTHRPTMAPHWQESLTQWFKDGLDTPGLTMITVRARRVNWWGEEEGELELG, from the coding sequence ATGCCTGGTACCCTGAACGACCTCGCGCGGCTCATGCGCGGCCTCGACCTCTGCCTCCTGACGACCACCACCGCGCATGGCCTCCTCGGCTCGCGCCCCATGAGCAACAACGGCGAGGTCGACTACGACGGCACCAGCCACTTCTTCACGTGGTCGGAGAGCCGCGCCGCGCAGGACATCGCGAAGAACAAGAACGTCCAGCTGGGCTTCCAGTCGCAGGGGCCCTTCCTGTTCATCGCCGTGCAGGGCGACGCGACCCTCACCACCCACCGCCCCACCATGGCGCCCCACTGGCAGGAGAGCCTCACCCAGTGGTTCAAGGACGGCCTGGACACCCCCGGCCTGACCATGATCACCGTCCGGGCCCGCCGCGTGAACTGGTGGGGCGAGGAGGAAGGCGAACTGGAGCTCGGCTGA
- a CDS encoding cupin domain-containing protein, giving the protein MPHDRLHLSARSRVPNNPQPAWLYSAARTVPPAQVGVHLAANGWTNAWQVGIYPFTHDHSTAHEVLVIARGQAHLTLGGRGGPQVTVTAGDALTLPAGTGHRNDGSSPDLLVIGAYAQGRDWDTCRPETTGPQAARTRAERDPISGDPWSAGT; this is encoded by the coding sequence ATGCCCCACGACCGCCTCCACCTCTCAGCCCGGAGCCGCGTGCCGAACAACCCGCAGCCCGCCTGGCTGTACAGTGCCGCACGGACCGTTCCACCCGCGCAGGTCGGGGTGCACCTCGCCGCGAACGGCTGGACGAACGCGTGGCAGGTCGGCATCTACCCCTTCACGCACGACCATTCCACCGCGCACGAGGTGCTGGTCATCGCGCGCGGGCAGGCGCACCTGACCCTGGGCGGCCGGGGCGGCCCGCAGGTCACCGTGACCGCCGGGGACGCCCTGACCCTCCCGGCGGGCACCGGGCACCGCAACGACGGCAGCAGTCCCGACCTGCTCGTGATCGGCGCGTACGCGCAGGGCCGCGACTGGGACACCTGCCGCCCCGAAACCACCGGCCCCCAGGCCGCCCGGACGCGCGCGGAACGCGACCCGATCAGCGGCGACCCCTGGTCCGCCGGAACGTGA
- the sufB gene encoding Fe-S cluster assembly protein SufB, whose amino-acid sequence MTINPEVNEINATYEYGWSSPERYAIKAPKGLSRDVVEMISKAKDEPQWMLDFRLKALDIFLSKPMPEWGADLSGLNLDEIYYYIKPEGFNARSWDDVPADVKETFERLGIPEAERAALAGVGAQYESEMVYHNLKEEWEKLGVVFLSIEDGLKEYPELFREHFATIVPPEDNKFAAVNSAVWSGGSFVYVPKGVKVDIPLQTYFRINAESSGQFERTLIIIDEGAQAHYIEGCTAPAYSSDSFHSGVIEIVVKEGARFRYSTIQNWSHNVYNLVTQRAAVYGNGVMEWVDGNLGSKVTMKYPACYLLEEGARGEVLSIAMAGRGQHQDAGAKIVHFAPHTSGTIVSKSISKDSGRSSYRGLVKIYEGAKGSKTNVECDALLLDEEARTDTYPYIEIEEKDASVGHEATVSKINDDQILYLQSRGLSEDEAAGLIVRGFIEPIAKELPLEYAVELNRLIELEMEGSVG is encoded by the coding sequence ATGACCATCAATCCTGAAGTGAACGAGATCAACGCCACGTACGAGTACGGGTGGAGCAGCCCGGAACGTTACGCGATCAAGGCTCCGAAGGGCCTGAGCCGCGACGTCGTGGAAATGATCAGCAAGGCCAAGGACGAACCCCAGTGGATGCTGGATTTCCGCCTGAAGGCCCTGGACATCTTCCTGAGCAAGCCCATGCCCGAGTGGGGCGCGGATTTGAGTGGCCTGAATCTCGACGAGATCTACTACTACATCAAGCCCGAGGGCTTCAACGCGCGCAGCTGGGACGACGTGCCCGCTGACGTGAAGGAGACCTTCGAGCGTCTGGGCATCCCCGAGGCGGAGCGTGCCGCGCTGGCCGGTGTGGGCGCGCAGTACGAATCCGAGATGGTGTACCACAACCTCAAGGAGGAGTGGGAGAAGCTCGGCGTGGTGTTCCTGAGCATCGAGGACGGCCTGAAGGAGTACCCAGAGCTGTTCCGTGAGCACTTCGCGACGATCGTGCCGCCCGAGGACAACAAGTTCGCGGCCGTGAACAGCGCCGTGTGGTCCGGCGGGAGCTTCGTGTACGTGCCCAAGGGCGTGAAGGTGGACATTCCCCTGCAGACGTACTTCCGCATCAACGCGGAGAGCAGCGGGCAGTTCGAGCGGACCCTGATCATCATCGACGAGGGCGCGCAGGCGCACTACATCGAGGGCTGCACCGCCCCCGCGTACTCCAGTGACTCCTTCCACTCCGGCGTGATCGAGATCGTCGTGAAGGAAGGCGCGCGCTTCCGCTACAGCACCATCCAGAACTGGAGCCACAACGTCTACAACCTCGTGACGCAGCGCGCCGCCGTGTACGGCAACGGCGTGATGGAATGGGTGGACGGGAACCTGGGCAGCAAGGTCACCATGAAGTACCCCGCCTGCTATCTGCTGGAGGAAGGCGCGCGCGGCGAGGTCCTGTCGATCGCGATGGCCGGCCGTGGCCAGCACCAGGACGCCGGGGCGAAGATCGTACACTTCGCGCCGCACACCAGCGGCACCATCGTGTCCAAGAGCATCAGCAAGGACTCCGGGCGCAGCTCCTACCGCGGCCTCGTGAAGATCTACGAGGGTGCCAAGGGCAGCAAGACCAACGTCGAATGCGACGCCCTGCTGCTGGACGAGGAAGCCCGCACCGACACCTACCCCTACATCGAGATCGAGGAAAAAGACGCCAGCGTCGGCCACGAAGCGACCGTCTCCAAGATCAACGACGACCAGATCCTGTACCTCCAGAGCCGCGGCCTGTCTGAAGACGAGGCGGCCGGGCTGATCGTGCGCGGCTTCATCGAACCCATCGCGAAGGAACTCCCCCTGGAGTACGCCGTGGAACTGAACCGCCTGATCGAACTGGAAATGGAAGGCTCGGTCGGCTGA
- the sufD gene encoding Fe-S cluster assembly protein SufD, producing MTQFNDQLAQVQGPEWLSAKRRESLELFTTLEVPQESVEAWKYTRVDVDFDALRPHGKRDVVSDVSALPASVQERLSGTDVGAFLVLDGPDVVYRTELPAELAAKGVIFTDLKTAVEQHADKVQQYLYSVVPAEVPDDTTIAAPGTTPSKSPDPSEGKFSALAAALWTNGAFVYVPRGVEVELPLGSFRVMSEAGTYTATRTLVVAEENAQVTFIDEQDSEALPGTYAIGAVELVVKDGARVRYVSIQNWGEGVTHIQRQRGDVGRDATLNSLVVTMGGTLSRTEMQSYLRGQGADSEMLALYFANADQHFDHYTLQHHAAANAHSDLLYKGVNNDQAVGVFSGMIKVDLGAQKTDAYQKHRTLMLSSEARNYSVPQLEINANDVRCSHGSTTSPVDQEALFFLRSRGISKETAEKMLVTAFLEDVLGRVPLSSVVKYIEGIIAKKVGAA from the coding sequence ATGACTCAATTCAATGATCAACTGGCGCAGGTGCAGGGGCCCGAGTGGCTGAGCGCGAAGCGCAGGGAAAGCCTGGAGCTGTTCACGACGCTGGAGGTGCCGCAGGAGTCGGTGGAGGCGTGGAAGTACACGCGCGTGGACGTCGATTTCGACGCGCTGCGCCCGCACGGCAAGCGTGACGTAGTCTCGGACGTCTCGGCGCTGCCCGCGAGCGTGCAGGAGCGCCTGAGCGGCACGGACGTGGGCGCGTTCCTCGTGCTGGACGGCCCGGACGTGGTGTACCGCACGGAACTCCCGGCGGAACTGGCCGCGAAGGGCGTGATCTTCACGGATCTGAAGACGGCGGTGGAGCAGCACGCGGACAAGGTGCAGCAGTACCTGTACAGCGTCGTGCCGGCCGAGGTGCCGGACGACACGACGATCGCCGCGCCCGGCACGACGCCCAGCAAGAGCCCGGACCCCAGCGAAGGGAAGTTCAGTGCGCTGGCGGCGGCCCTGTGGACGAACGGCGCGTTCGTGTACGTGCCGCGCGGCGTGGAGGTCGAGCTGCCCCTGGGGTCCTTCCGCGTGATGAGCGAGGCCGGGACGTACACCGCGACCCGCACGCTGGTCGTGGCCGAGGAGAACGCGCAGGTGACGTTCATCGACGAGCAGGACAGTGAGGCGCTGCCCGGCACGTACGCGATCGGCGCGGTGGAACTCGTGGTGAAGGACGGCGCGCGCGTCCGGTACGTCAGCATCCAGAACTGGGGCGAGGGCGTCACGCACATCCAGCGCCAGCGTGGGGACGTGGGCCGCGACGCGACCCTGAACTCCCTGGTCGTCACGATGGGCGGCACCCTGAGCCGCACCGAGATGCAGTCCTACCTGCGCGGGCAGGGCGCGGACAGCGAGATGCTGGCCCTGTACTTCGCGAACGCCGACCAGCACTTCGATCACTACACCCTGCAGCACCACGCCGCTGCGAACGCGCACAGCGACCTGCTGTACAAGGGCGTGAACAATGACCAGGCCGTCGGGGTGTTCAGCGGCATGATCAAGGTGGACCTGGGCGCGCAGAAGACCGACGCGTACCAGAAGCACCGCACCCTGATGCTGAGCAGCGAGGCCCGCAACTACAGCGTTCCGCAGCTGGAAATCAACGCGAACGACGTTCGCTGCAGCCACGGCAGCACCACCAGCCCCGTGGATCAGGAGGCGCTGTTCTTCCTGCGCTCGCGCGGCATCAGCAAGGAGACTGCCGAGAAGATGCTCGTCACCGCGTTCCTGGAGGACGTGCTGGGCCGCGTGCCCCTCTCAAGCGTCGTGAAGTACATCGAGGGCATCATCGCCAAGAAGGTCGGCGCGGCCTGA
- the cobA gene encoding uroporphyrinogen-III C-methyltransferase, with translation MTVPASSRAFVSLVGAGPGDAGLLTLRGREALEQAEVVLFDYLANPDLLRFAPQAETIYVGKKGFSEYIRQEQINGLLVRKAREEGGRRVVRLKGGDVFVFGRGGEEAEACVQAGIPFEVVPGVSSALAVPAYAGIPVTHRDLAQSFAVLTGNTREGSSHYGRLSGVDTLVLLMGVRNLTGIAADLIESGRAPETPAATIQWGTTPQQRVVTGTLATIAGRVQAAGLSAPAVTVVGEVVRLHDPLRWFEAAQGARGPLAGQTVAVTRTRVGASDLSERLRARGASVLEVPLIRFAPTSQPEALHARLRDLSGVAWLLLTSNQAVAALFEHLHALGLDARHLAGTRLAAVGPSTARSLAERGLRADFVPSVAGARHLGAQIPATPDGGTLLHLTSQLAEDHLERALAARGLPYGRAELYRTEPARPDDLSMDRLRGAAVVTLASGSAARHLAALAGTDFRVAAMGEQTADAAREAGFTRVTVAAVPTLDALADAAEAALRAGAGEERPTGVPASRSQ, from the coding sequence ATGACTGTGCCTGCATCCTCCCGTGCGTTCGTGTCCCTGGTCGGCGCGGGTCCCGGCGACGCGGGCCTGCTGACCCTGCGGGGCCGCGAGGCGCTGGAACAGGCCGAGGTGGTGCTCTTCGACTACCTCGCCAACCCGGACCTGCTGCGCTTTGCCCCGCAGGCCGAGACGATCTACGTGGGCAAGAAGGGCTTTTCCGAGTACATCCGGCAGGAGCAGATCAATGGCCTGCTGGTGCGAAAGGCGCGCGAAGAGGGGGGGCGGCGCGTGGTGCGGCTGAAGGGCGGGGACGTGTTCGTGTTCGGCCGCGGCGGCGAGGAGGCCGAGGCGTGCGTGCAGGCCGGGATTCCCTTCGAGGTGGTGCCCGGCGTGAGCAGCGCCCTGGCCGTGCCGGCCTACGCCGGGATTCCCGTCACGCACCGTGATCTGGCGCAGTCGTTCGCGGTGCTCACCGGCAACACGCGCGAGGGCAGCTCGCATTACGGGCGGCTGTCGGGCGTGGACACGCTGGTGCTGCTGATGGGCGTGAGGAATCTGACGGGCATCGCCGCCGATCTGATCGAATCGGGCCGCGCGCCCGAGACGCCCGCCGCGACCATCCAGTGGGGCACCACCCCGCAGCAGCGCGTCGTGACCGGCACCCTGGCGACCATCGCCGGGCGGGTGCAGGCAGCGGGGCTGTCGGCCCCGGCGGTCACGGTGGTGGGCGAGGTGGTGCGCCTGCACGATCCGCTGCGCTGGTTCGAGGCGGCGCAGGGGGCGCGCGGGCCGCTGGCCGGGCAGACGGTCGCCGTGACCCGCACCCGCGTGGGCGCCAGCGACCTGTCCGAGCGGCTGCGCGCGCGCGGCGCGAGCGTGCTGGAGGTCCCGCTGATCCGCTTCGCGCCGACCTCGCAGCCGGAGGCGCTGCACGCCCGCCTGCGCGACCTGAGCGGGGTGGCGTGGCTGCTGCTGACCAGCAACCAGGCGGTCGCGGCGCTGTTCGAGCACCTGCACGCGCTGGGCCTGGACGCCCGGCACCTCGCGGGCACGCGGCTGGCGGCGGTGGGCCCCAGCACGGCGCGCTCGCTGGCCGAGCGTGGCCTGCGCGCGGACTTCGTGCCGAGCGTGGCGGGCGCGCGGCACCTGGGCGCGCAGATTCCCGCCACGCCGGACGGCGGGACGCTGCTGCACCTCACCTCGCAGCTGGCCGAGGACCACCTGGAACGCGCCCTGGCCGCGCGGGGCCTGCCCTACGGGCGGGCGGAACTGTACCGCACCGAACCCGCCCGGCCCGACGACCTGAGCATGGACCGCCTGCGCGGCGCGGCGGTGGTGACCCTGGCGTCCGGGAGCGCCGCGCGGCACCTCGCGGCGCTGGCGGGTACCGACTTCCGCGTGGCAGCGATGGGCGAGCAGACCGCCGACGCGGCGCGCGAGGCGGGCTTCACGCGCGTGACGGTGGCGGCCGTGCCGACGCTGGACGCCCTGGCCGACGCGGCCGAGGCCGCCCTGCGGGCGGGGGCGGGGGAGGAGCGGCCCACGGGCGTTCCGGCGTCCCGCAGCCAGTGA